The Methylopila sp. M107 genome contains the following window.
GCGCCGAGCGCGACGACCACGGCCGCCATGATCCAGAGCCTGAGGCTCGCTTGGCTCAGCACGAAGCGCTTGTGCTCCGGCGTCACGGGGTCCTTCACCGGCGGAGGGGTCTTTGTCATCGCGTCGTCCTCACAGCCTGAAAAGCGCGTCGGCCACGAGGCCGACGACCACCAACGCGCCGGCGTCGCGGTTTGACTTGAACAGTTTCAGGCAGAGCGCCGGATCGTCGACGTCGAGCCGCCGCACCTGTTTCAGGCAGTGCAGCCCGAAGGCGATCACGCCCGCATAGGCCAGCAGTCCGCCCCCTGCGAGAAACACCGCGAGCAGCAGCAGGCCGACGGCCCCGGCGTAGAGCGCGGTCAAGGCGGGACCGGTGCGCGCGCCGAACAGGAGCGCTGTCGAGCCGACGCCGACCATCAGGTCGTCTTCCTTGTCCTGGTGGGCGTAGATCGTGTCATAGCCGATGATCCACAGGAACGCCGCGCCGTGCAGCGCGAGCGGCGCGAGGTCGAGCCGGCCGAACGCCGCCGCCCAGCCCATCAGCGCGCCCCAGCCGAAGCAGACGCCGAGCATGGCCTGCGGCCACCAGGTGATGCGCTTCATGAACGGATAGAGCGCGACCGGGACGATCGAGCCGAGCCCGACGAGAATGGCGAAGGGCGGCAGGCAGAGCAACACGGCGAGCCCGACGCCGAGCAGGGCGGCGAGGAAGATCGCGGCCTGTTTCGGCGTGATCTGGCCCGAGGGCAGGGGGCGCGAGCGGGTGCGCGCGACCCTGGCGTCGATGTCGCGGTCGACGAGGTCGTTATAGGCGCAGCCGGCGCCCCGCATCGCGACCGAGCCGATCGCGAACAGCATCAGGTGCCAGGGATTCGGCCAGCTTGCGCCGGAGGCGATCGCCGCCAGCGCGCTCGACCAGGCGCAGGGCCAGAACAGCAGCCAAGCCCCGATCGGCCGGTCGGCGCGCGCGAGCCGCAGGTATGGCTGCCAGGCGGCCGGCGCGCGCCGGTCGACCCAGTTCCGGGGGGCGGCGTCGGCGACGGGGGCGGAAGAAACGGTCATGTCGCGCCGATCAAGCGACGGCGGCGCGCCGTGGGTCAAGCGGAACCCGCGACTGCCGGTCGGTTGCGTCATGGTCCGGCTTGACCGGACCACCCACCCGCGGCGTAGAGCTTCACGCGAAACGTGGGTGGTCCGGTCACGCCGGACCATGACGGCCGAGGATGAAATGCCCGACTACGACTTCTCCTCCACGCGCCTGTTCGTCGAGCCGGACCTCGCCGAGGGCGCCGAAATCGCGCTCGAAGGACCTGCCGCCAACTACGTGCGCAACGTGCTGCGCATGGCGCCGGGCGACGGGCTGCTGCTGTTCAACGGCCGCGACGGCGAGTGGGGCGCGCGCGTCGTGGAGGCGGGCAAGAAGCGGGTGGCGCTCGCCCTCGAACGAAAGCTCCGCGAGCAGACGCCGGCGCCGTCGCTCCGCCTGATGTTCGCGCCGCTCAAGCATGCGCGGCTCGACTACATGGTGCAGAAGGCGGTCGAGATGGGGGTTTCGCGCCTCACGCCGACGATCACCCGCCGCACTCAGGTCGCCCGCGTCAACCTCGATCGGATGCGCGCCAACGCCGTCGAGGCGGCCGAACAGTGCGGGGTGCTGACGATCTCCGAGATCGACGAACCGGTCCGCCTCGAGGCCGCGCTGTCGGCCTGGCCCCGGGACGAGGCGCTGGCGTTCTGCGACGAGGCGGCGGGCGTCGGGGAGGGCCGCGCCGCGCTCGAAGCGCTGGCGGGCCGGCCCGTCACGGTTCTGATCGGACCGGAGGGCGGCTTCGACCCGGCCGAGCGGACGATGCTGCTCGGCCTGCCGGGCGTCGCGCGAATCGGGCTCGGCCCGCGCATCCTGCGCGCCGACACGGCGGCGGTCGCGGCGCTCGCGCTCGTCCAGGTTGCGGCGGGCGACTGGCGCTGACCCGTCCCAAGACGGGATTCAGAGTCCGTTAACCAAACATCTTCAAGCTCTTCTAGGCGTTGCGAGGCCCGCCGCCCGCGCGCCTCCGTTGCCAAAATGCCGCACCACACCAGGATCGCCGCCGTAGCCTTAACTTGCCATCTCGCCGCCACGACAAAGCGGCGTATAGCCATAAGTCGGCGCTGACGAAGGCGCTTGTGTAACCCCTGAGTCACCGCGAAACCGCCCATGTCGACAGCGTCAGCAGACCGTGAGTGCGCTTCCTTTCTGAGAGTCTGGTCGCGCCGGGCCGCGATCGTCGCTCTGCCTCTGCTTCTTGCCGGCTGCGTGACCTCCAAGCCGCTGACGAACGCACAGCCGCCGAAGGCGCAGGTCCAGGCGCCGCCGCCGGCCTTCGCGCCAGCCCCTGCGCCCACCACCAACCTTGCGTCCGCGTTCGGCGACCCGAGCAATTCCGAGCGCTACGGCGACAGCCTGACGGCGAGCGAGCCCTATCCGGTCAAGGCGATCAACCTTGAGAAGGTCAAGCCTGAATTCCTCAAGCAGACGGTCCCGAACACCACCGGCGAAGCGCCGGGCACGATCGTGATCGATCCGCATGAGCGCCATCTCTACCTCGTGCAGGACGACGGCACCGCGATCCGCTACGGCGTCGGCGTCGGCCGCGAGGGCTTTGCGTGGTCCGGCGAGGCCTATGTCCGTCGCAAGCTCGAATGGCCCGACTGGCATCCGCCGGCGGAGATGGTCGCGCGCGACCCGCACGCCCGTCCCTACAAGGACGGCATGCCCGGCGGCCCCAGCAACCCGCTCGGCGCCCGCTCTATGACGCTGTGGCAGGGCAACAAGGACACGCTGTTCCGCATCCACGGCACGATCGAGCCCTATTCGATCGGCAAGGCCGTGTCGTCCGGCTGCATCCGGATGATGAACCAGGACGTCATCGACCTCTACGACCGGGTGCCGCTCGGCACCAAGGTCGTGGTCCGCTCGTGACGAAAGAGACCCGGACCCGCCTCGGGGGAGAGCGGGTCCATCGCCGGGCGCATCAATGCCCGGCGCGCCATGGCCGGGCCGTCTTCGGACGGTCCGGCCTTCGCATTTCTTGAAGCCTGACGGACCCGCATCGCATGACCACCGACGCCTTCGCCGCCGACGCCCGCCACGCCGCCGCGGAGGAGCCGGTCGCGGCGCCCGCGGTGATCCGCCTGTCGCGCCGGGCGCTGGTCGCTGGCCTGCCGCTCGCGCTCGGCGCCTGCGCTTCGGGGCCGAACATGGGCTCCCTGTTCGACGATTTCGGCGATGCCGGCTTCAGCTACTCCAAGATCTACGGCGCGCGCTCCGACGAGGGTCGCGACATCCCGGCCATGAACTACGACAACGTGGAATC
Protein-coding sequences here:
- the ubiA gene encoding 4-hydroxybenzoate octaprenyltransferase, which gives rise to MTVSSAPVADAAPRNWVDRRAPAAWQPYLRLARADRPIGAWLLFWPCAWSSALAAIASGASWPNPWHLMLFAIGSVAMRGAGCAYNDLVDRDIDARVARTRSRPLPSGQITPKQAAIFLAALLGVGLAVLLCLPPFAILVGLGSIVPVALYPFMKRITWWPQAMLGVCFGWGALMGWAAAFGRLDLAPLALHGAAFLWIIGYDTIYAHQDKEDDLMVGVGSTALLFGARTGPALTALYAGAVGLLLLAVFLAGGGLLAYAGVIAFGLHCLKQVRRLDVDDPALCLKLFKSNRDAGALVVVGLVADALFRL
- a CDS encoding 16S rRNA (uracil(1498)-N(3))-methyltransferase; the protein is MPDYDFSSTRLFVEPDLAEGAEIALEGPAANYVRNVLRMAPGDGLLLFNGRDGEWGARVVEAGKKRVALALERKLREQTPAPSLRLMFAPLKHARLDYMVQKAVEMGVSRLTPTITRRTQVARVNLDRMRANAVEAAEQCGVLTISEIDEPVRLEAALSAWPRDEALAFCDEAAGVGEGRAALEALAGRPVTVLIGPEGGFDPAERTMLLGLPGVARIGLGPRILRADTAAVAALALVQVAAGDWR
- a CDS encoding L,D-transpeptidase, with translation MTSKPLTNAQPPKAQVQAPPPAFAPAPAPTTNLASAFGDPSNSERYGDSLTASEPYPVKAINLEKVKPEFLKQTVPNTTGEAPGTIVIDPHERHLYLVQDDGTAIRYGVGVGREGFAWSGEAYVRRKLEWPDWHPPAEMVARDPHARPYKDGMPGGPSNPLGARSMTLWQGNKDTLFRIHGTIEPYSIGKAVSSGCIRMMNQDVIDLYDRVPLGTKVVVRS